The Sporosarcina sp. Te-1 DNA window AACAGGAAAACTGCGCTCATTCCGGCTCCTGCGCCATCGACCAAGCCCTTCTCCAAGCTTCGGAACGGAATTCTTTTGACTAGCCCATAGGCGATGAGCAATAACACAGAGAAAAGAATCGGAAGGTGAGGAACCGCATCGAATAAGATGATGCTTGAACTAATGATCAAGATAATGGCAACAACTAGCGCAATTGATTCAAACGGTGATGGTTTCTGAATTGCTTTGATATGATTCATGTTGAACTCCTCCTACTTCCTAGTCAATATAAAAAACCCCTTCATCCCAAAAAAGGGACGAAGGAGTTCTCCGCGGTACCACCCTACTTGATGACGTGAAAACGCCATCCGCTCAATGAAACGCCTGAAGTTAAAACGGATGGTGTAATTCAATCTGCCGCCGCCTGGATTTCCACTCTCCATCCAGTCTCTGACTTCTGCAAACGGCATCTCTACTCGGCCATCCTTTCAAGCTATTTATGTAATTGGAATGAAATAATTTTGTATATAGTGTTGAATCTTATCATGTTTCTGCAAGATGTCAAGAGGTTGCAAACTAAAAAATTTCCCTATGTCGATTTTCAGATCATAGCGGATACGAGGGTCATCCACCTTTTCAGATGATGAATTGCCAGTTTGATAACTATATTTTTTCTAATTGAACCGATTGTCTCTTGCGAATCGTCTAATAGGAGAATTGGAGTTGGGTGGAACGAGGAGGTGTGATAATGGACAAAACAGAAAAAGACTTTCTGTTAGAAACGATCATGGTCGACTACGGCAACGAGCTGGTACGTTTAGCATATTCGTATGTACAAGATGCCGAGATTGCCAAAGATATGGTTCAGAATACATTTATCAAATGCTACAAAAACCTGGATTCATTTCGAAATGATGCACAAATAAAAACATGGCTCTATCGGATAGCTATTAACGAATGCAAGGATTACTTAAAAAGTTGGAATTACAGGATGGTCCAAGTAAAAAGTTTGATCAACGAAACCGCTAAGTCCATCTCTCCATCCGTAGAGAAAACAGTTATGGATAAATACAAAAGCGAAGAAATGAAAGATACAATCTTCTCCATTCCAAAGGTATATCGAGAAGTCGTTTTTTTGTATTATTATGATTCCTTAAATTCAGAAGAAATTGCTACTGTGTTAGATATCTCAGTGAATACAGTGAAAACCCGATTGAGAAGAGCCAAGCAAAAATTACAGTTGATGATAAAGGAGGAAGAGTTCAATGGAAGATAAACGATTTGAAGGACAATTTACTCAGCGGACAATGCAAGAACTTCGTTTTACGAAAGAAGATCGCAGTAACGTATTTGAACAAATTCATAAAATGGAGGAGAAGTTACAGCCCGAAAAGAAAACGCGCGGTAAACTTGTTCCTCTTACAGTCTCCGTGTTAATGATGAGCTTGTGCATCATTTTGTTTATTCCTTCAATTCTTCAAGGAAACGTTAGTAACATAAATAGCGGGACTGCTTCAAATGATGTAACTGGACCTGTAGCTCAGAATAATCCATATTTCACTGCTTTATTTTCTGTGAAAGATGAGGAGAATCGAGTGCCTGTTAACCTTTTGCTTTCTTACAATAAAGATAAAAAGATATTGAAAGTTCTATCGATCCCTCGTGATACCTATGCTCCAATAGTGGAGAAGGATGGTACTACTTCATATGAAAAAATGACCTTTGCTTATGTTAACGGTGCAGGAGGAGCTGAAAGTGTAAAAACTACCGTCTCTAAGCTATTTGATATACCAATTGATTATAATGCTGTAATGGATTTAGAAACCTTTTCAACAATGATTGACTCGGTGAATGGTATAGAGTACGACTTGCAAGAAAATATTCGAGTAAGAGCTATATCTAGCGTGGCATTCGAATTCCAAAGAGGGACAAATCACTTGAATGGAGAAGAGGTTTTGGCATTACTGATGGATGCTACTACAAGTGGAAATTCCTACTTGGATGAAAAAGACCTATTAAACCTCATTCGTGATAT harbors:
- a CDS encoding sigma-70 family RNA polymerase sigma factor is translated as MDKTEKDFLLETIMVDYGNELVRLAYSYVQDAEIAKDMVQNTFIKCYKNLDSFRNDAQIKTWLYRIAINECKDYLKSWNYRMVQVKSLINETAKSISPSVEKTVMDKYKSEEMKDTIFSIPKVYREVVFLYYYDSLNSEEIATVLDISVNTVKTRLRRAKQKLQLMIKEEEFNGR
- a CDS encoding LCP family protein, giving the protein MEDKRFEGQFTQRTMQELRFTKEDRSNVFEQIHKMEEKLQPEKKTRGKLVPLTVSVLMMSLCIILFIPSILQGNVSNINSGTASNDVTGPVAQNNPYFTALFSVKDEENRVPVNLLLSYNKDKKILKVLSIPRDTYAPIVEKDGTTSYEKMTFAYVNGAGGAESVKTTVSKLFDIPIDYNAVMDLETFSTMIDSVNGIEYDLQENIRVRAISSVAFEFQRGTNHLNGEEVLALLMDATTSGNSYLDEKDLLNLIRDIINKTKNDIPPTQLKQFTTKTEGNILMEQLLESEMELSSVKLVSLKDGMKNEMIDKKYYITFEKDFLHGAAEELTTFN